Proteins from a genomic interval of Nematostella vectensis chromosome 12, jaNemVect1.1, whole genome shotgun sequence:
- the LOC5516865 gene encoding post-GPI attachment to proteins factor 4, with product MFRKIRTLTMRSRVERVANIHNLPLFRWLLIMVYLYIATFMFFLPWFCRDLGFSMYYTKSDHTIDQLREVNRARTLKARDFLSSTSKLSIWDFFNGEKREDLEFAFIVVSVRRQENSNYLLQVAARLIDQTLREKETPTAAVVVNVDAEPDLNEDANALSKYMTVLNQKEILRKANQTFLYDSVYEKEKQDYAFALEVGVRLGAKYTVIIEDDALPDTQLIKKLQLVLKHRLPKPWFKPHNDWSFIKLYYPEKWQGFGNTEIHELICIFIFGGVIAVLIHVQILKSRNLQIQVFLFFALGIFFVAVAYGVGRAHWIELRKLVFPFYTVSKAPNCCTPAVLYPKEHLKNLAGFLTTKTCSKTYPLDFAIDEYAEKLRLQKYLVTPNLFTHIGFHSSLNKANKDLREFSLLLDP from the coding sequence ATGTTTAGGAAAATTAGAACACTAACCATGCGCTCCCGAGTCGAAAGGGTCGCAAATATTCACAATCTTCCGTTATTTCGATGGCTTTTAATAATGGTTTACTTGTATATCGCAACTTTCATGTTTTTCCTTCCATGGTTCTGCCGTGATTTGGGTTTTTCAATGTACTACACTAAGTCAGATCATACAATTGATCAACTCAGGGAAGTTAATCGTGCCAGGACGCTCAAAGCGCGGGATTTCTTGTCATCAACATCAAAGCTATCAATATGGGATTTTTTCAATGGAGAGAAGAGAGAAGATCTGGAAtttgcttttattgttgtgtCTGTGAGAAGGCAGGAAAATTCAAACTACTTGCTTCAAGTTGCAGCAAGGTTGATAGATCAAACACTTAGAGAAAAAGAGACACCAACAGCTGCAGTTGTTGTAAATGTAGATGCAGAGCCAGACCTCAATGAAGATGCTAATGCACTATCAAAATACATGACTGTTCTAAACCAAAAAGAAATTCTGAGAAAAGCCAACCAGACGTTTTTATATGATAGTGTTTatgagaaagaaaaacaagattatGCATTTGCACTAGAAGTAGGAGTTCGACTTGGCGCCAAGTATACTGTCATTATAGAAGATGACGCCCTCCCTGATACACAGCTTATTAAGAAATTacaactagtactaaaacacagGTTACCCAAACCCTGGTTTAAACCTCACAATGATTGGTCTTTTATTAAATTGTATTACCCTGAGAAATGGCAAGGATTTGGAAATACAGAAATACATGAACTTATATGCATTTTCATTTTTGGTGGAGTCATTGCAGTTTTAATTCATGTACAGATACTGAAATCCAGAAACTTACAAATCCAAGTCTTTCTCTTCTTTGCActtggaattttttttgttgctgttgcttatggagttggtcgagcacactgGATTGAGCTACGGAAACTTGTGTTCCCATTTTACACTGTTTCAAAAGCTCCAAATTGTTGTACTCCGGCCGTTCTTTATCCCAAAGAACATTTGAAAAATCTTGCTGGATTTCTAACAACAAAGACGTGTTCAAAGACTTATCCTTTGGACTTTGCCATTGATGAGTATGCAGAAAAGCTGAGGCTTCAGAAGTATTTAGTGACGCCTAATTTGTTTACACATATAGGATTCCATTCCAGTCTTAACAAGGCAAATAAAGATCTTAGAGAGTTTAGTTTGTTGTTAGATCCTTAA